A stretch of the Bordetella genomosp. 8 genome encodes the following:
- a CDS encoding excinuclease, whose protein sequence is MSPSLKSLACLALALACAPAAHAADRTVMQSFQEAVKNATDGGKLDGSVKFYLAGTGPSGKVLEANVVTNRKTNAFGKSDEKACDWAAQSALVSLQEAAKKAGANAVINIVSYYKKEVNRDPAKYECHAGAVIAGVALKGDLATVK, encoded by the coding sequence ATGTCCCCGAGCCTGAAATCCCTGGCATGCCTGGCCCTGGCCCTGGCCTGCGCGCCCGCCGCACACGCCGCCGACCGCACGGTCATGCAGTCGTTCCAGGAAGCAGTGAAGAACGCCACCGACGGCGGCAAACTCGATGGCAGCGTGAAGTTCTACCTGGCCGGCACCGGCCCGTCCGGCAAGGTGCTGGAAGCCAATGTCGTCACCAACCGCAAGACCAACGCCTTCGGCAAGAGCGACGAAAAGGCCTGCGACTGGGCCGCGCAATCCGCCCTGGTCTCGCTGCAGGAAGCCGCCAAGAAAGCCGGCGCCAATGCGGTGATCAACATCGTCAGCTACTACAAGAAAGAGGTGAACCGCGATCCGGCGAAGTACGAATGCCATGCCGGCGCGGTGATCGCGGGCGTCGCGCTGAAGGGCGACCTGGCGACGGTCAAGTAA
- a CDS encoding beta-ketoacyl-ACP synthase has product MKRVVVTGMAGICALGNDWPAVRTAFEAGRNAIQYMPEWERYAEMGTRLAGPVHGFAPPAHWTRKQLRSMGRVSQLSVRSAEMALADAGLLDDPAIADGRMGVACGSSTGSTAEIKAFGNMLLNGVTDDLSANSYVRMMPHTTAANIGIFFGLKGRIIPTSSACTSGSQGIGYAYEAIRYGRQALMLAGGAEELCPSEALVFDALYATSQRNDAPERSPRPYDSARDGLVVGEGAGMLVLEDLDHAQARGARIHAEIVGFGCNSDGTHITRPEAATMQVAMEMALRDADLAPSAIGYVNGHGTATEQGDIAETLATQAVFGTDIAISSQKSYLGHTLGACGALESWFSIEMMNSDWYAPTLNLEHVDPRCGTLDYLRDQGRTLSNEYVMNNNFAFGGINTSLIFRRWR; this is encoded by the coding sequence ATGAAGCGCGTGGTCGTCACCGGCATGGCCGGCATCTGTGCACTGGGCAACGATTGGCCGGCCGTGCGCACGGCCTTCGAGGCTGGCCGCAACGCCATCCAGTACATGCCCGAATGGGAGCGCTATGCGGAAATGGGCACGCGGCTGGCCGGCCCCGTGCATGGTTTCGCGCCGCCCGCGCACTGGACGCGCAAGCAGTTGCGCAGCATGGGCCGGGTGTCGCAGCTGTCGGTGCGCAGCGCCGAAATGGCGCTGGCCGACGCCGGCCTGCTGGACGATCCCGCCATCGCCGACGGCCGCATGGGCGTGGCTTGCGGCTCGTCCACCGGCAGCACGGCCGAAATCAAGGCCTTCGGCAATATGCTGCTGAATGGCGTCACCGACGACCTGAGCGCCAACTCCTACGTGCGCATGATGCCGCACACCACCGCGGCCAATATCGGCATCTTCTTCGGCCTAAAGGGCCGCATCATTCCCACGTCCAGCGCCTGCACCTCGGGCAGCCAGGGCATCGGCTACGCCTACGAAGCCATCCGCTATGGACGCCAGGCGCTCATGCTGGCCGGCGGCGCGGAAGAACTCTGCCCCAGCGAAGCCCTGGTCTTCGACGCGCTGTACGCGACCAGCCAGCGCAACGACGCGCCCGAGCGCTCGCCGCGTCCCTACGACAGCGCGCGCGACGGCCTGGTCGTCGGCGAAGGCGCCGGCATGCTGGTGCTGGAAGACCTGGACCACGCGCAGGCACGCGGCGCCCGCATCCATGCCGAAATCGTCGGCTTCGGGTGCAACTCGGACGGCACCCACATCACACGGCCGGAAGCCGCCACCATGCAGGTGGCCATGGAAATGGCGCTACGCGACGCCGACCTGGCGCCGTCCGCGATCGGCTACGTGAACGGGCACGGCACCGCCACCGAGCAGGGCGACATCGCCGAAACCCTGGCCACCCAGGCGGTCTTCGGCACGGATATCGCCATCAGCTCGCAGAAAAGCTATCTGGGACACACCCTGGGCGCCTGCGGGGCGCTGGAGTCCTGGTTCAGCATCGAGATGATGAATAGCGACTGGTATGCGCCTACGCTCAACCTGGAACACGTGGACCCGCGCTGCGGCACGCTGGACTACCTGCGCGACCAGGGCCGGACGCTGTCCAACGAATATGTGATGAACAACAACTTCGCCTTCGGCGGGATCAACACGTCGCTGATCTTCCGCCGCTGGCGCTAA
- the fabG gene encoding 3-oxoacyl-ACP reductase FabG has product MTDPAPVNVPEPNAVDGKALTVLVTGSSRGIGRAIALTLARAGYTPIIHCRARRDEADAVRDAARELGQPARVLQFDVRDRAAAADALNADMDAHGAYYGVVLNAGLTRDGAFPALSGDDWDDVLRTNLDGFYNVMHPVVMPMIRRRAPGRIVCLTSVSGIIGNRGQVNYSASKAGLIGAAKALAVELAKRRITVNCVAPGLIDTDMIDDGVPVDEILKAVPAARVGTPDEVAAAVAFFLSPAAAYITRQVLGVNGGLC; this is encoded by the coding sequence ATGACAGACCCCGCACCCGTAAACGTCCCGGAACCGAACGCCGTGGACGGCAAGGCCCTGACGGTACTCGTCACCGGATCCAGCCGCGGCATCGGCCGCGCCATCGCGCTGACCCTGGCTCGCGCGGGCTACACCCCCATCATCCATTGCCGCGCGCGACGCGATGAAGCCGATGCCGTGCGCGACGCCGCGCGCGAACTCGGCCAGCCCGCCCGCGTGCTGCAATTCGATGTGCGCGACCGCGCCGCCGCCGCGGACGCGCTCAATGCCGACATGGACGCGCACGGCGCCTACTACGGCGTCGTGCTCAATGCCGGCCTGACGCGCGACGGCGCCTTCCCGGCACTCAGCGGCGACGATTGGGACGACGTCCTGCGCACCAACCTGGACGGCTTCTACAACGTCATGCATCCGGTAGTCATGCCCATGATCCGCCGCCGCGCGCCGGGCCGCATTGTGTGCCTGACATCGGTGTCCGGCATCATCGGCAACCGCGGCCAGGTCAACTACAGCGCTTCCAAGGCCGGCCTGATCGGCGCGGCCAAGGCCCTGGCCGTGGAGCTGGCCAAGCGGCGCATCACCGTCAATTGCGTGGCGCCGGGCCTGATCGATACCGACATGATCGATGACGGCGTCCCCGTCGATGAAATCCTCAAGGCGGTGCCAGCCGCCCGCGTCGGCACGCCCGACGAAGTCGCCGCCGCGGTGGCGTTTTTCCTGTCGCCGGCCGCGGCCTACATCACCCGGCAGGTCCTGGGCGTGAACGGAGGTCTCTGCTGA
- a CDS encoding ApeP family dehydratase, whose translation MSACPWPVAQLVPHSGDAILLDAVDDWDAETLHATAVVRPDGLYSSPDGSLPPWMGLEIMAQAVGAWAGCQARSQGEQVGLGFLLGTRRYECHVDCFAAGMRLSVRVAQSLHDATGMGVFECELRRGDDLLAQARLNLYRPADASAYTREAEPSPSSAHRTTSP comes from the coding sequence ATGAGCGCCTGCCCCTGGCCCGTGGCGCAGCTCGTGCCCCATTCGGGCGACGCCATCCTGCTCGACGCCGTGGACGACTGGGATGCGGAAACCCTGCACGCCACCGCCGTCGTCCGGCCAGACGGCCTTTACAGCAGTCCCGACGGCAGCCTGCCACCCTGGATGGGCCTGGAAATCATGGCGCAGGCCGTGGGTGCCTGGGCGGGCTGCCAGGCGCGCAGCCAGGGCGAACAGGTCGGCCTGGGTTTTCTGCTGGGCACCCGCCGCTATGAATGCCACGTGGATTGCTTCGCGGCCGGCATGCGGCTATCGGTCCGCGTCGCGCAATCCCTGCACGACGCCACCGGCATGGGTGTATTCGAATGCGAGCTGCGCCGCGGCGACGATTTGCTGGCGCAGGCCAGGCTGAACCTCTATCGTCCCGCCGACGCCAGCGCCTACACCCGCGAGGCCGAGCCCTCTCCTTCATCCGCACACCGCACCACCTCGCCATGA